One part of the Pandoraea faecigallinarum genome encodes these proteins:
- a CDS encoding PLP-dependent aminotransferase family protein, which produces MAAPARYLQHVERLAEAMACGDLVSGTRLPPQREYAERHGLAVSTVTRVYAELARRGLAIGEVGRGTFVRSPAVGAAAAFAQWAPAPARLDGVDLAFNYPVLPEQTDVLRQALREMASGGDLSALLAHTPHDGHSSDRRAAAQWLSRRDAVSVSPDTLVVCAGGQHALDVLQLALCRAGEPVAVEALTYPGWKALAAMRDVPLVAVPVTGGGLDPVALDRLCRTGAERAHGGRIRAVYTMPTLHNPLGCIMPLAQRMALVDVARRHDLLLIDDSAYGFLVADAPPPLRLLAPERTFEVCSLSKPAAPGLRIAYLVAPPAWLPRVHAAMRASVWSAAPLMAQLASRWPGDGTIDRWILHKRALAAQRQAIAMQCLAACGSTGYAGAFHRLVPVPAPMRCDDVVAALHARGVAVTPVDAFAAPGEPAPSAIRVAFGSPDSDAVLKTALGHVADVITGARRP; this is translated from the coding sequence ATGGCCGCTCCCGCCCGTTACCTCCAACATGTCGAACGCCTCGCCGAAGCAATGGCTTGTGGCGATCTTGTTTCGGGCACTCGCTTGCCGCCGCAGCGCGAGTATGCAGAGAGGCATGGGCTTGCGGTCTCCACCGTCACGCGCGTGTACGCCGAACTCGCGCGACGCGGGCTGGCGATCGGTGAAGTAGGGCGCGGCACGTTCGTGCGTTCGCCCGCTGTCGGGGCCGCCGCCGCGTTTGCCCAGTGGGCGCCGGCGCCCGCAAGGCTGGATGGCGTCGATCTGGCGTTCAACTATCCGGTGCTGCCGGAGCAGACCGACGTGTTGCGGCAGGCGTTGCGCGAGATGGCGTCCGGCGGGGACCTGAGTGCGTTGCTCGCCCATACGCCGCACGACGGCCATTCGTCCGACCGTCGCGCCGCGGCGCAATGGCTCTCGCGGCGCGACGCGGTGAGCGTCTCGCCCGACACACTGGTGGTGTGTGCGGGCGGGCAGCATGCGCTCGACGTTCTGCAACTGGCGCTGTGCCGGGCCGGCGAGCCCGTTGCCGTCGAAGCGTTGACGTATCCCGGCTGGAAGGCGCTGGCGGCCATGCGCGACGTGCCGCTCGTCGCTGTACCGGTGACAGGGGGCGGGCTCGATCCGGTGGCGCTGGACAGGCTGTGCCGGACCGGCGCGGAACGCGCCCATGGGGGCCGCATTCGCGCCGTCTACACCATGCCGACGCTGCATAACCCGCTGGGATGCATCATGCCGCTGGCGCAACGCATGGCGCTGGTCGACGTGGCACGCCGTCACGATCTGCTGCTCATCGACGACAGCGCTTACGGCTTTCTCGTCGCGGACGCCCCGCCGCCGCTTCGCCTGCTCGCGCCCGAGCGCACGTTCGAGGTATGCAGCCTCTCGAAGCCCGCGGCGCCGGGACTTCGCATCGCCTATCTCGTCGCACCGCCCGCATGGCTGCCACGCGTGCACGCCGCCATGCGCGCGAGCGTATGGAGTGCCGCACCATTGATGGCACAGCTGGCGTCGCGCTGGCCGGGCGACGGCACAATCGACCGGTGGATCCTGCACAAGCGCGCGTTGGCAGCGCAACGTCAGGCCATCGCCATGCAATGTCTGGCGGCCTGCGGGTCGACGGGCTATGCCGGGGCGTTTCACCGGCTGGTCCCGGTGCCCGCGCCTATGCGCTGCGACGACGTCGTCGCGGCGTTGCACGCGCGCGGCGTCGCCGTCACGCCCGTCGATGCCTTCGCCGCGCCCGGCGAGCCGGCGCCGTCGGCGATCCGTGTCGCGTTCGGCTCGCCGGACAGCGACGCCGTGCTGAAAACCGCGCTCGGGCATGTTGCCGACGTCATCACGGGCGCGAGACGGCCGTGA
- a CDS encoding MFS transporter, protein MFASHRLPSRRAIPLLAVQLFLVTFSVNLQAPLVPHYAAASGHGTGAQALAFACYVGALVPALLFLAGLSDRVGRRLPLAVALLLGLAGTWLTLRWPTLVALGGARACYGLATGLVAGSGTAYMTELYGEREDAATRGAALVAAATSLGFGTGALVTGLCLIAAPSVLPPLSLWAYLPFALVAALAVAALPAPARHPDMPWLRWPVLAPGTVALGVAILLAWAAVGVVIGVVPSALAAHGHAAWAGFATFFVVSTGLLFQPAARRMAPVRAVRAGLVLVPLGFAVLALGVVYVNLPALLAGAVIASSACYGFTYLGGLAAVNAAVAPALRARAAAGYFLFAYFGFSVPVVTSGWLADRFGMPVALALFTAALIAGSAALALTLRRRSTEAATTATATRPVCAPAARRLRD, encoded by the coding sequence ATGTTCGCCTCGCACCGTCTGCCGTCGCGCCGGGCCATCCCCCTGCTCGCCGTCCAGCTGTTCCTCGTGACGTTTTCCGTCAACCTTCAGGCCCCGCTCGTCCCCCACTATGCAGCGGCGAGCGGCCATGGCACGGGTGCGCAGGCGCTGGCGTTCGCGTGCTACGTTGGTGCGCTCGTACCGGCGTTGCTGTTCCTCGCCGGATTGTCGGACCGCGTGGGCCGCCGCTTGCCGCTGGCCGTCGCCCTGTTGCTGGGGCTCGCCGGTACCTGGCTGACGTTGCGCTGGCCGACGCTCGTGGCGCTCGGCGGCGCCCGCGCGTGCTACGGATTGGCGACGGGGCTGGTGGCGGGCAGCGGCACCGCCTACATGACGGAGTTATACGGCGAGCGCGAAGACGCCGCGACGCGTGGCGCGGCGCTGGTTGCTGCGGCCACGTCACTCGGTTTCGGCACGGGCGCGCTCGTCACCGGGCTGTGTCTGATCGCCGCGCCGTCGGTGCTGCCGCCGTTGAGCCTGTGGGCGTATCTGCCGTTCGCGCTGGTCGCTGCGCTGGCCGTGGCGGCGTTGCCCGCACCGGCGCGTCACCCGGACATGCCGTGGCTGCGTTGGCCGGTGCTCGCCCCCGGCACGGTTGCGCTGGGCGTGGCCATCCTGCTCGCGTGGGCGGCAGTGGGTGTGGTCATCGGCGTGGTGCCGTCGGCGCTGGCGGCGCACGGCCACGCCGCGTGGGCGGGATTTGCGACGTTCTTCGTCGTCTCGACAGGGTTGCTTTTCCAGCCCGCGGCGCGCCGCATGGCGCCTGTACGAGCCGTGCGTGCCGGTCTCGTGCTGGTGCCGCTCGGGTTCGCCGTGCTGGCGTTGGGGGTGGTGTACGTCAATCTGCCCGCGCTGCTCGCGGGGGCGGTTATCGCCAGTTCCGCGTGCTATGGCTTCACGTATCTGGGCGGGCTGGCTGCGGTCAATGCCGCTGTCGCGCCTGCATTGCGCGCCCGGGCGGCGGCGGGGTACTTCCTGTTTGCGTACTTCGGATTTTCCGTCCCGGTAGTCACGAGCGGCTGGCTGGCCGATCGCTTCGGTATGCCCGTTGCACTCGCGCTGTTCACCGCGGCGTTGATCGCGGGGAGTGCGGCGCTCGCACTGACGCTGCGCCGCAGATCCACCGAAGCGGCAACAACGGCAACCGCTACGCGTCCGGTTTGCGCCCCGGCTGCGCGCCGCTTGCGGGACTGA
- a CDS encoding MurR/RpiR family transcriptional regulator — protein sequence MTQATALPQTLDQLNTLLRERYPQLSPQFQAGARFLLDHPQRVPISSMRAIAAEAGVQPATFVRLAQHLGFDGWHGLRELFLESIRLGPQPYASRARQVIREGDAARMVPEMFRVQHNNLDLTEAGANASLGAAVDLLANAGTVHVAGFRACFPIAFTFQYVYRLFRPTVHLIRGEAGTLEMELRALSARDVVVVVSFAPYSNEALIVARAARAAGARVLALTDSTVSPLALDADVTVLFSHESPSFFPSITAGIAVVETLVEMLLARKGRGAVRALELAEDQLHGTGAYVSPASGAQPGRKPDA from the coding sequence ATGACACAAGCCACAGCGCTGCCGCAAACGCTCGACCAACTCAACACGTTGCTGCGCGAGCGTTACCCTCAGCTCAGTCCGCAATTCCAGGCGGGCGCGCGCTTTCTCCTCGATCATCCGCAACGGGTACCGATCAGTTCCATGCGCGCGATTGCCGCCGAGGCCGGCGTGCAACCGGCCACCTTCGTGCGGCTCGCGCAGCATCTGGGCTTCGACGGATGGCATGGGCTTCGCGAGCTGTTTCTGGAGTCGATTCGTCTCGGCCCGCAACCCTACGCGAGCCGTGCCCGGCAGGTGATCCGCGAGGGCGACGCCGCGCGCATGGTGCCCGAGATGTTCCGGGTGCAGCACAATAACCTCGACCTGACGGAGGCCGGCGCCAACGCCTCGCTCGGCGCGGCCGTCGATCTGCTCGCCAATGCAGGCACCGTTCATGTCGCGGGCTTTCGTGCGTGCTTCCCGATTGCGTTCACGTTCCAGTACGTCTATCGGCTGTTCCGGCCCACCGTCCATTTGATTCGCGGTGAAGCGGGCACGCTGGAGATGGAATTGCGGGCGCTCTCGGCGCGCGACGTGGTCGTTGTGGTCAGCTTCGCGCCGTACTCGAACGAAGCGCTGATCGTGGCGCGCGCCGCCCGTGCGGCCGGCGCCCGCGTGCTCGCGCTCACGGACTCGACCGTCTCCCCGCTCGCGCTCGACGCCGACGTGACGGTGCTGTTCTCGCACGAGAGTCCGTCGTTCTTCCCGTCGATCACGGCGGGCATTGCGGTGGTGGAAACGCTCGTGGAGATGCTGCTCGCCCGCAAGGGGCGCGGTGCGGTGCGCGCGCTGGAACTGGCCGAAGACCAGTTGCATGGCACGGGCGCCTACGTCAGTCCCGCAAGCGGCGCGCAGCCGGGGCGCAAACCGGACGCGTAG